The following coding sequences are from one Dromaius novaehollandiae isolate bDroNov1 chromosome 24, bDroNov1.hap1, whole genome shotgun sequence window:
- the RNF186 gene encoding E3 ubiquitin-protein ligase RNF186, with product MHTTGIKQHIKGARNSANHSAKGRQTAPRLISMEKSTDKPNGENQSTVPGAPQLEKGSPEPTAECASGTSTGGALTEIAADMKRLGFTEQHAEEMERPPGTEPDSPEGSEPAAPERDCPNSKPPTTVTNFSISPEAFSSEMLSPTSSAADMDCLVCFNRYNIYRVPKLLDCQHAFCAVCLKLILRKEDETWVITCPLCRKETVVLGGLIRTLRDKDDIMDHLENPDLTPEIHISPIGLDNNSWTQTSQDSLYREQNIPEDNRLAVQRLVLLLLLVVILTILILPFLYSGLIKWVICLMLMLGVIMSLVLCCNPKFHCSCSRNSLTSCHKETSITAIA from the coding sequence ATGCACACAACCGGAATAAAGCAGCATATAAAAGGAGCCAGAAACTCAGCAAATCATTCAGCTAAGGGAAGGCAAACGGCACCGAGGCTTATCTCCATGGAGAAATCAACTGACAAGCCAAACGGTGAAAATCAATCAACAGTTCCTGGAGCACCGCAGCTTGAGAAAGGTAGTCCCGAGCCCACTGCAGAATGTGCTTCAGGAACAAGCACGGGAGGAGCTCTAACAGAAATCGCTGCCGACATGAAGAGACTGGGATTCACCGAACAGCATGCTGAAGAAATGGAGAGACCGCCAGGAACAGAGCCAGACAGTCCTGAGGGCTCTGAACCAGCAGCTCCAGAAAGAGACTGCCCAAACTCAAAGCCTCCAACTACGGTAACGAACTTTTCCATCTCTCCTGAAGCGTTCAGTTCTGAAATGCTTTCACCCACATCATCTGCTGCAGATATGGACTGTCTAGTCTGCTTCAACAGGTATAACATCTACAGGGTACCCAAGCTCCTGGACTGCCAGCATGCTTTCTGTGCCGTCTGCCTCAAGCTTATTCTTAGGAAAGAGGACGAGACCTGGGTAATCACCTGCCCTCTGTGCAGAAAAGAGACTGTTGTGTTAGGAGGACTCATCCGCACACTTCGCGATAAAGACGACATCATGGACCACTTGGAAAACCCCGATTTAACTCCCGAGATACACATCTCCCCCATAGGGCTGGACAACAATAGCTGGACTCAAACCAGCCAAGACAGTTTATACAGAGAACAAAATATTCCAGAAGACAACAGACTGGCTGTCCAGAGGcttgtgctgctcttgctgcttGTCGTGATTCTCACTATCCTCATCCTCCCGTTTCTGTACTCCGGGCTGATAAAGTGGGTGATCTGCCTTATGCTTATGCTGGGGGTGATCATGTCTTTGGTGCTCTGCTGCAATCCTAAATTCCACTGCAGCTGTAGCAGGAACTCACTCACCTCCTGCCACAAGGAGACCAGCATCACTGCCATCGCTTGA